One region of Deinococcus koreensis genomic DNA includes:
- a CDS encoding alpha/beta hydrolase, with product MPTAAQLGGLVLAPLPVMAGAVAYLAHTQANRLVRPPRTLSTHLPSRFGIGRWEDVKFTTADGLTLRGWFAAPPQRGGSAVVLAHGTGGHRGHLLPLAGALHARGHGVLLFDLRQHGRSDGEVSSFGLHEAEDVLAALAYLRTRPEVAGDRLALLGHSMGAAASLRAAARDGGVRAVVSISCAASLAENVADGVRALTRLPAFPLAPLTLWLAQRRARGRVDQMRPIDSVAELRGRPLLLVHGDADRLVAPHNARRLQGAAEPGTRLIEVAGAGHRSVIGPQHLRAYQDDVLAFLDAHLRPAPAPTPPYPHHPTGERHDDIYD from the coding sequence ATGCCCACGGCCGCGCAGCTCGGCGGGCTGGTGCTGGCGCCGCTGCCGGTGATGGCCGGCGCCGTGGCGTACCTGGCGCACACCCAGGCGAACCGGCTGGTGCGCCCACCGCGCACGCTCTCGACCCATCTGCCCAGCCGCTTCGGCATCGGGCGCTGGGAAGACGTGAAGTTCACGACCGCCGACGGCCTGACGCTGCGGGGCTGGTTCGCGGCGCCCCCCCAGCGCGGCGGTTCCGCGGTGGTGCTCGCCCACGGCACCGGCGGCCACCGCGGCCACCTGCTGCCCCTGGCCGGCGCCCTGCACGCCCGGGGCCACGGGGTGCTGCTGTTCGACCTGCGCCAGCACGGCCGCTCGGACGGCGAGGTCAGCTCCTTTGGCCTGCACGAGGCCGAGGACGTGCTGGCGGCGCTGGCCTACCTGAGAACGCGTCCGGAGGTCGCCGGAGACCGCCTCGCCCTGCTGGGGCACTCGATGGGCGCCGCCGCCTCGCTGCGCGCCGCCGCGCGGGACGGGGGGGTGCGCGCGGTGGTCTCGATCTCCTGCGCCGCCAGCCTCGCGGAAAACGTCGCCGACGGCGTGCGCGCCCTGACCCGGCTGCCCGCGTTTCCGCTGGCCCCGCTGACCCTCTGGCTGGCGCAGCGCCGGGCGCGGGGCCGGGTGGATCAGATGCGGCCCATCGATTCGGTGGCCGAGCTGCGCGGCCGGCCCCTGCTGCTCGTCCACGGCGACGCCGACCGGCTGGTGGCGCCCCACAACGCCCGCCGCCTGCAGGGGGCCGCCGAACCCGGCACCCGCCTGATCGAGGTCGCCGGCGCCGGGCACCGCAGCGTCATCGGCCCCCAGCATCTGCGGGCCTATCAGGACGACGTGCTGGCCTTTCTCGACGCGCACCTGCGCCCGGCGCCTGCCCCCACCCCGCCCTATCCGCACCACCCCACAGGAGAGCGCCATGACGACATCTACGACTGA
- a CDS encoding M12 family metallopeptidase: protein MGLVSTDTGHRWPGRRIPYVIDDTDFPEGSAGRQEIQRGIDLWNAQAPLPLVPRAGEGDYVRLREAAANLHSAVGRQGGEQGVYCDIGASRQQRIPGQRSQASPALAATGNSIHLVHIGNGSHDLWHSMFDGTKWSTNVRIPGQQSKAAPALATFTGGVHMVHLGNSSNDLWHSVFGGSSWSTNVKIPGQQSKAPPALAAHGGRLHMVHLGDTSNDLWHSVFDGTKWSTNVKIPGQQSKGTPALVSDGTRLHLVHLGNTSSALWHSTLGGAAWTPNVRIPGQASKAPPALAFDGTAVHLVHLGETSNDLWHSTFDGTAWTPNVRLAEEKSKAAPSLATFGGRVHVVHLGDTENDLWHSLIDQGSRNLAAAIVHEVCHAAGIMHEQSREDRDLFVTVHDDQIQAGQGHNFEKRTDSADDSGLYDYDSVMHYGPFFFAKTAMTPVLSPGPATGGFLGAFANIGRAQNFSAGDIETLHAYYPAWTPNTPIDGQESRGTPALAEFGGLLHRVHIGRSSNDLWHSVFDGAAWTPNVRIPGQKSKVPGALAAFGGGLHLVHLGDSSNDLWHSVSDGASWSANVKIPGQKSKATPALAEYGGLLHLVHLGDSSNDLWHSTFDGAAWTPNVRIEAQQSRGTPALAVHGGLLHMVHLGDSSNDLWHSTFDGAGWTPNVRIPHQQSHGVPALAAFQGRLHLLHLGNSSNQIWHSIFDGTWRPNVPVEGQSSSVGVGIAPFGSQLVMVHVGDGSTGLWHSSYTR, encoded by the coding sequence ATGGGCCTCGTCTCCACGGACACCGGCCACCGCTGGCCCGGCCGCCGCATCCCGTACGTGATCGACGACACCGATTTCCCCGAGGGCAGCGCCGGGCGCCAGGAGATCCAGCGGGGCATCGACCTGTGGAACGCGCAGGCCCCCCTGCCGCTCGTTCCGCGCGCCGGCGAGGGCGACTACGTGCGCCTGCGCGAGGCCGCCGCCAACCTGCACAGCGCCGTGGGTCGCCAGGGCGGCGAGCAGGGCGTCTACTGCGATATCGGCGCCAGCCGCCAGCAGCGCATTCCGGGCCAGCGCTCCCAGGCCTCGCCCGCGCTGGCGGCCACCGGCAACAGCATCCACCTCGTGCACATCGGCAACGGCTCGCACGACCTGTGGCACTCGATGTTCGACGGAACGAAATGGTCGACCAACGTGCGGATTCCCGGCCAGCAGAGCAAGGCCGCGCCCGCCCTGGCGACCTTCACGGGCGGCGTCCACATGGTGCACCTGGGCAACAGCTCCAACGACCTGTGGCACTCGGTGTTCGGGGGCAGCTCGTGGTCGACCAACGTGAAGATTCCCGGCCAGCAGAGCAAGGCCCCGCCGGCCCTGGCGGCCCACGGCGGGCGGCTGCACATGGTGCACCTCGGCGACACGTCCAACGACCTGTGGCACTCGGTCTTCGACGGAACGAAGTGGTCGACCAACGTGAAGATTCCCGGCCAGCAGAGCAAGGGCACGCCCGCCCTCGTCTCGGACGGCACCCGCCTGCACCTCGTCCACCTGGGGAACACGTCCAGTGCCCTGTGGCACTCGACCCTGGGCGGCGCCGCCTGGACGCCGAACGTCAGGATTCCCGGTCAGGCGAGCAAGGCGCCGCCCGCGCTGGCTTTCGACGGGACGGCCGTGCATCTGGTGCACCTGGGCGAGACCTCCAACGACCTGTGGCATTCCACCTTTGACGGCACGGCCTGGACGCCGAACGTGCGGCTGGCCGAGGAGAAGAGCAAGGCGGCGCCATCGCTGGCGACCTTCGGGGGGCGGGTGCATGTCGTGCACCTGGGCGACACTGAAAACGACCTGTGGCACTCCCTCATCGACCAGGGCAGCCGCAACCTGGCCGCCGCGATCGTTCATGAGGTCTGCCACGCGGCCGGGATCATGCACGAGCAGTCCCGTGAAGACCGTGACCTGTTCGTGACCGTCCACGACGACCAGATCCAGGCTGGTCAGGGGCACAACTTCGAGAAGCGCACCGACTCGGCCGACGACAGCGGCCTCTACGACTACGACTCGGTGATGCACTACGGGCCGTTCTTCTTTGCCAAGACCGCGATGACGCCAGTCCTCTCGCCAGGACCAGCGACGGGCGGCTTTCTCGGCGCCTTCGCCAACATCGGTCGGGCACAGAACTTCTCGGCCGGCGACATCGAGACGCTGCATGCCTACTACCCGGCGTGGACACCCAACACGCCCATCGACGGCCAGGAGAGCCGCGGCACCCCCGCCCTGGCCGAGTTCGGTGGACTGCTCCACCGCGTGCACATCGGCCGGTCGTCGAACGACCTGTGGCACTCGGTCTTCGACGGCGCCGCCTGGACGCCAAATGTCCGCATTCCCGGACAGAAGAGCAAGGTGCCCGGCGCGCTGGCGGCCTTCGGGGGCGGGCTGCACCTCGTCCATCTGGGCGACTCCTCCAACGACCTGTGGCACTCGGTCTCGGACGGCGCCAGCTGGTCGGCGAACGTGAAGATCCCCGGTCAGAAGAGCAAGGCGACGCCCGCGCTGGCCGAGTACGGCGGCCTGCTCCACCTCGTCCACCTGGGCGACAGTTCCAACGACCTGTGGCACTCGACCTTCGACGGCGCCGCGTGGACGCCCAACGTCCGCATCGAGGCGCAGCAGAGCCGGGGCACGCCCGCGCTGGCGGTGCACGGCGGCCTGCTGCACATGGTTCACCTAGGGGACTCATCGAACGACCTCTGGCACTCCACCTTCGACGGCGCCGGCTGGACACCGAACGTCCGCATACCGCACCAGCAGAGCCACGGGGTTCCCGCGCTGGCCGCCTTCCAGGGCCGCCTGCACCTGCTGCACCTGGGGAACAGCTCGAACCAGATCTGGCACTCGATCTTCGACGGCACCTGGCGCCCCAACGTGCCGGTCGAGGGGCAGTCCAGCTCGGTGGGCGTGGGCATCGCCCCATTCGGCTCCCAGCTCGTGATGGTGCATGTGGGCGACGGCTCTACGGGGCTGTGGCACAGCAGCTACACGCGCTGA
- a CDS encoding BTAD domain-containing putative transcriptional regulator, whose amino-acid sequence MRQEWRETVLRALRAVVSRRGGVALGFWGAPGLGKTHAAAELLRALPCASLSLPASSPVSAFIHALPLPQKWPLWAQRHLERLVAGQPTDSAALVDTLVAALVGLSPFVLHLDDLHEADPQRTALITSLARAVAGTRGVGLLVSGRHEPPAPFVSSRLPPLSGAETGDLLLSRLNLPLPPEALEWLQERTRGNPLFVLEFTRYLTRQGSVWSDGTRWHWRPPPADFMPVTVEALIGQQLAELGRDAGVRGALEARAVLPDDLPGEQLDTVWASVAALPPSEVRAASGTLRRSGVLTGHDFSHPLYREVIVAGLLPETRQQLARRALGALAGDRRRAAAFVEAAGLEPQVALQVIVAAAQEADDLGRPAEAARLRASGVRYTSGAARLELALAAAQGLQHSDLPGALRLARLALDESPQHVGARALVAELLARQGDLAGAEEVHGQWPLPGRFTPAWWQRLLKLRGLADDQLGVLQLWEGRPELRDNPAPEVVATVARTLAQQGRMPEAAALTSRALDSSTLGAEIRGELIEVLGNIQYGRGEMEAAAQTFAQALALAREHGLRALEARCLVHRGVVLGDINRRREGLAELRAGLRLHADLGDGLAVTRAQVAVAEAHLDLGDYERAEELLLECRATLSRHGPSEHLIECEYRLSVLYRDWAPPHGGVLALRHAHAALSGARQFSGERKLAWSLCHAAFAEARFGDAARALALATEAGQLAQGMGNPTQTAFARFALAQAHEAAGQPEVALEQLGALEAELIAQGNLDAAQEVGLSGDRIAGRADRAAGRLAWFEAHDLVNFATLTRRAFPELAASSAPAPEPAPSPAPACLKVLGPVVVERGGERVGYRGRRRTELLAYLLEARLSGRAEVGTLELLDTFYPGEPEPQARATLRQQVYLIRTSVGAQAVLSTPTGYALGHVESDAEAFLGSGDGGLWRGPYLQGLGEGWLPRAREALTLGLRAQAERLSQGDPAQAARLGAILLEMEPYDEEALRLTLAALHLSGQPRSAAALYRQQRERHAEIGETLPESPELFLTPRAVG is encoded by the coding sequence ATGCGGCAGGAGTGGAGGGAGACCGTCCTCCGGGCGCTGCGGGCGGTGGTCTCCAGGCGGGGAGGCGTGGCGCTGGGATTCTGGGGAGCGCCCGGCCTGGGCAAGACCCACGCCGCCGCCGAACTGCTGCGCGCCCTGCCCTGCGCCAGCCTGAGCCTGCCCGCCAGCAGCCCGGTCTCCGCCTTCATCCACGCCCTGCCGTTGCCGCAGAAATGGCCGCTGTGGGCCCAGCGCCACCTGGAACGGCTGGTGGCCGGCCAGCCCACCGACAGCGCCGCGCTGGTCGATACCCTGGTCGCCGCGCTGGTCGGGCTCTCGCCCTTCGTCCTGCATCTGGACGACCTGCACGAGGCCGACCCCCAGCGCACGGCGCTGATCACCTCGCTGGCGCGCGCTGTGGCCGGGACGCGCGGGGTGGGCCTGCTGGTCAGCGGCCGCCACGAGCCGCCGGCCCCCTTCGTGTCGTCCCGCCTGCCGCCGCTGAGCGGGGCCGAGACGGGCGACCTGCTGCTCTCCCGGCTGAACCTGCCGCTGCCGCCCGAGGCCCTGGAGTGGCTGCAGGAGCGCACACGGGGCAATCCGCTGTTTGTGCTGGAGTTCACCCGTTACCTGACCCGCCAGGGCTCGGTGTGGAGTGACGGCACGCGCTGGCACTGGCGCCCCCCGCCGGCCGATTTCATGCCCGTGACGGTGGAGGCGCTGATCGGGCAGCAGCTCGCCGAACTGGGCCGCGACGCGGGGGTGCGCGGCGCCCTGGAGGCCCGCGCCGTGTTGCCGGACGACCTGCCAGGCGAGCAGCTGGACACCGTATGGGCCAGCGTGGCCGCCCTGCCGCCCTCCGAGGTCAGGGCGGCCAGCGGCACGCTGCGGCGCTCGGGCGTCCTAACTGGCCACGACTTCAGCCACCCGCTCTACCGCGAGGTGATCGTGGCCGGGCTGCTCCCGGAGACCCGCCAGCAGCTCGCGCGCCGCGCCCTGGGGGCCCTGGCGGGCGACCGGCGGCGGGCGGCGGCCTTCGTCGAGGCGGCCGGCCTGGAGCCGCAGGTGGCCCTGCAGGTCATCGTGGCGGCGGCGCAGGAGGCCGACGACCTGGGCCGCCCCGCCGAGGCCGCGCGCCTGCGGGCGTCGGGGGTGCGCTACACCTCGGGCGCCGCGCGGCTGGAACTGGCCCTGGCCGCCGCCCAGGGGCTGCAGCACAGCGACCTGCCGGGGGCATTGCGGCTGGCCCGGCTGGCGCTCGACGAGTCGCCGCAGCACGTCGGGGCGCGGGCGCTGGTCGCCGAGCTGCTGGCCCGCCAGGGCGATCTGGCAGGGGCCGAGGAGGTGCACGGCCAGTGGCCGCTGCCCGGGCGCTTTACCCCCGCTTGGTGGCAGCGGCTGCTCAAGCTGCGCGGGCTCGCCGACGACCAGCTGGGCGTCCTGCAGCTCTGGGAAGGCCGCCCGGAGCTGCGGGACAACCCGGCGCCGGAGGTGGTCGCCACCGTCGCCCGCACCCTCGCCCAGCAGGGCCGGATGCCCGAGGCGGCGGCGCTGACGAGCCGGGCCCTGGACTCGTCCACGCTGGGGGCCGAGATCCGTGGGGAGCTGATCGAGGTGCTGGGCAACATCCAGTACGGCCGGGGCGAGATGGAGGCGGCGGCCCAGACCTTCGCTCAGGCGCTGGCGCTGGCGCGGGAACACGGGCTGCGGGCGCTGGAGGCGCGCTGTCTGGTGCACCGGGGCGTGGTGCTGGGGGACATCAACCGCCGCCGCGAGGGGCTGGCCGAGCTGCGGGCTGGGCTGCGCCTGCACGCCGACTTGGGCGACGGGCTGGCGGTGACCCGCGCCCAGGTCGCGGTGGCCGAGGCCCACCTGGATCTGGGCGACTACGAGCGCGCCGAGGAACTGCTGCTGGAATGCCGCGCCACCCTCTCGCGCCACGGGCCGAGCGAGCACCTGATCGAGTGCGAGTACCGCCTGAGCGTGCTGTACCGCGACTGGGCCCCCCCGCACGGCGGCGTGCTGGCGCTGCGCCACGCCCACGCAGCCCTGAGCGGCGCCCGCCAGTTCAGCGGCGAGCGCAAGCTGGCCTGGAGCCTGTGCCACGCCGCGTTCGCCGAGGCCCGCTTCGGCGACGCCGCCCGGGCGCTGGCCCTGGCCACCGAGGCCGGGCAACTCGCGCAGGGCATGGGCAACCCGACCCAGACGGCCTTCGCCCGCTTCGCCCTGGCGCAGGCCCACGAGGCGGCGGGGCAGCCGGAGGTGGCCCTGGAACAGCTGGGTGCCCTGGAGGCCGAACTGATCGCCCAGGGCAACCTCGACGCCGCGCAGGAGGTGGGGCTCTCCGGCGACCGGATCGCGGGGCGCGCCGACCGGGCGGCCGGGCGGCTGGCGTGGTTCGAGGCGCACGACCTCGTCAATTTCGCCACCCTGACGCGCCGGGCCTTTCCCGAGCTGGCCGCCTCATCCGCGCCGGCGCCGGAACCCGCCCCCAGCCCGGCGCCGGCCTGCCTAAAGGTGCTGGGGCCGGTGGTGGTCGAGCGCGGCGGCGAGCGGGTGGGCTACCGGGGGCGGCGGCGCACCGAACTGCTCGCCTACCTGCTCGAGGCCCGCCTGAGCGGCCGCGCCGAGGTGGGCACGCTGGAACTGCTGGACACCTTCTACCCCGGCGAGCCCGAGCCGCAGGCCCGCGCCACCCTGCGCCAGCAGGTCTACCTGATCCGCACGTCCGTGGGGGCCCAGGCGGTGCTGAGCACCCCCACGGGCTACGCGCTGGGCCACGTCGAGTCGGATGCCGAGGCCTTCCTGGGCAGCGGCGACGGGGGCCTGTGGCGCGGGCCGTACCTGCAGGGCCTCGGCGAGGGCTGGCTGCCGCGCGCGCGCGAGGCCCTGACCCTGGGGCTGCGCGCCCAGGCCGAGCGGCTCTCCCAGGGCGACCCGGCGCAGGCGGCCCGCCTGGGCGCCATCCTGCTGGAGATGGAGCCCTACGACGAGGAGGCGCTTCGCCTCACCCTGGCCGCCCTGCACCTCAGCGGCCAGCCCCGCAGCGCGGCCGCGCTCTACCGCCAGCAGCGCGAGCGCCACGCCGAGATCGGCGAGACCCTGCCCGAGTCCCCCGAGCTGTTCCTGACGCCCCGCGCGGTGGGGTGA
- a CDS encoding MerR family transcriptional regulator: MTESYPIQEAARLSGVTVHTLRYYERVGLLAPVGRSGSGYRLYTGGDLGRVRFLTMLRRTGMPIAQMLAFSELERQGQASFGARYALLERHRAELMARMAELQRHLSYLDEKVRYYWDLEQRQREAGDNRASA, from the coding sequence ATGACCGAGAGCTATCCCATTCAGGAGGCCGCGCGCCTGAGCGGCGTCACGGTGCATACGCTGCGCTACTACGAGCGGGTCGGGCTGCTCGCGCCGGTGGGCCGATCCGGCAGCGGGTACCGGCTGTACACGGGGGGCGACCTGGGCCGGGTGCGCTTCCTGACCATGCTGCGCCGCACCGGCATGCCCATCGCCCAGATGCTGGCCTTCAGCGAGCTGGAGCGGCAGGGCCAGGCCAGTTTCGGGGCGCGCTACGCGCTGCTGGAGCGCCACCGCGCCGAGCTGATGGCGCGCATGGCCGAGCTGCAGCGGCACCTGTCGTATCTGGACGAGAAAGTCCGCTACTACTGGGATCTGGAACAGCGCCAGCGCGAGGCGGGCGACAACCGCGCCTCGGCCTGA
- a CDS encoding family 10 glycosylhydrolase — MSTDGSTSLLPRRLALLAALLLAGCGPQTPVPAPAPLELRGLWVDAFGPGLKTPAEIDTLVGEAKAMNVNVLFAQVGRRGDCYCTLAAMPRTDDPAVPAGFDPLADLITKAHAQGIQVHAWIITTAIWNNVVPPTDPTHAFNAHGPTTTGRANWLMVKNDGTLKAGADWLLDPGHPDAAEYIRNMYVSVAKNYDVDGVQFDRVRYPDFNPVGGPNNWGYNEVALERFRAETGTAGTPLPGDPVWSAWRTQQITNLVRETALAVKAVKPDVSVNAATITYGAGPADEAGFLDSRTAKEVLQDWATWVREGYLDVNVMMNYKREHVADQALWFRQWNAFARQMLTVNPDVAQVSGSAIYLNFQPGSVAQIGATREAGLSGWAGYSYRTPDADVNAGTRTKEQVIPELTAGLSGAGGPFERAARWERPNPDKLRAISGQITVASGPIGGRTVELLNLQGGVLASTTTDGQGRYGFMRFPEGSVQVRAGGVTSPVFTPTSGSVVQAPAVALP; from the coding sequence ATGTCCACAGACGGTTCGACCAGCCTGCTTCCCCGCCGCCTCGCCCTGCTCGCCGCGCTCCTGCTCGCAGGCTGCGGCCCACAGACGCCGGTGCCCGCGCCCGCCCCCCTCGAGCTGCGCGGCCTGTGGGTGGACGCGTTCGGCCCCGGCCTCAAGACGCCCGCCGAGATCGATACGCTGGTGGGCGAGGCGAAGGCCATGAACGTGAACGTCCTGTTCGCGCAGGTGGGGCGCCGGGGCGACTGCTACTGCACCCTGGCCGCCATGCCGCGCACGGACGACCCCGCCGTGCCCGCCGGCTTCGACCCGCTGGCCGACCTGATCACCAAGGCGCACGCCCAGGGCATTCAGGTTCACGCCTGGATCATCACGACCGCCATCTGGAACAACGTGGTGCCGCCGACCGACCCCACGCACGCCTTCAACGCGCATGGCCCCACGACCACCGGCCGCGCCAACTGGCTGATGGTGAAGAACGACGGCACGCTGAAGGCCGGGGCCGACTGGCTGCTCGACCCGGGTCATCCGGACGCCGCCGAGTACATCCGCAATATGTACGTGTCGGTGGCGAAGAACTACGACGTGGACGGCGTGCAGTTCGACCGCGTGCGCTACCCGGACTTCAACCCGGTGGGCGGGCCGAACAACTGGGGTTACAACGAGGTCGCGCTGGAGCGTTTCCGCGCCGAGACGGGCACGGCCGGCACGCCGCTGCCCGGCGACCCGGTCTGGAGCGCGTGGCGCACCCAGCAGATCACCAATCTGGTGCGCGAGACCGCGCTGGCCGTGAAGGCCGTCAAGCCCGACGTGAGCGTGAACGCCGCGACCATCACCTACGGCGCCGGCCCGGCCGACGAGGCGGGCTTCCTGGACAGCCGCACCGCGAAGGAGGTGCTGCAGGACTGGGCGACCTGGGTGCGCGAGGGTTACCTGGACGTGAACGTGATGATGAACTACAAGCGCGAGCACGTGGCGGATCAGGCGCTGTGGTTCCGGCAGTGGAACGCGTTCGCCCGGCAGATGCTGACCGTGAACCCGGACGTGGCGCAGGTGAGCGGCAGCGCGATCTACCTGAACTTCCAGCCCGGCAGCGTGGCACAGATCGGGGCCACGCGCGAGGCCGGACTGAGCGGCTGGGCCGGCTACTCCTACCGCACCCCCGACGCCGACGTGAACGCCGGGACGCGCACGAAGGAGCAGGTTATCCCTGAACTGACTGCGGGGCTGAGCGGCGCGGGCGGCCCGTTCGAGCGCGCGGCCCGCTGGGAGCGGCCGAATCCGGACAAACTGCGCGCCATCAGCGGCCAGATCACGGTCGCCAGCGGCCCGATCGGCGGGCGCACGGTGGAACTCCTGAACCTCCAGGGCGGGGTGCTGGCCTCCACGACCACCGACGGACAGGGCCGCTACGGCTTCATGCGCTTTCCGGAGGGCAGCGTGCAGGTACGGGCCGGTGGGGTGACCAGCCCTGTCTTCACGCCGACAAGTGGCTCGGTGGTTCAGGCACCGGCGGTGGCGCTGCCCTGA
- a CDS encoding alpha/beta fold hydrolase has translation MTSPTPTTLPTSQGRAGSSFHHIRRGQGKPLLLIHGLGSSWQTWAPVLAGLEAQREVIAVDLPGFGHTPPLPGEVSIATLADALTDFLRRENLLGIDAVGTSMGARLVLELARRGGVLGAVVSLDPGGFWQGWERGFFYSTVAASIRLIRALQPAMPALTASPVGRSALFAQFSSHPWALAPELTLTEMRSFAASPSTDELLRNLAFGEEQRGIPRGRLEHPLVIGWGRWDRVCLPVQASRAQELFPDARLQWFDHSGHFPHWDMPAQTLRLILDTTA, from the coding sequence ATGACTTCGCCCACTCCCACCACCCTGCCCACCTCTCAGGGCCGCGCCGGTTCTTCGTTCCATCACATCCGGCGCGGCCAGGGCAAGCCGCTGCTGTTGATCCATGGGCTGGGCAGTTCCTGGCAGACCTGGGCGCCGGTTCTGGCCGGACTGGAGGCGCAGCGTGAGGTGATCGCCGTCGATCTGCCCGGCTTCGGCCACACGCCCCCGCTGCCCGGTGAAGTGAGCATCGCCACGCTCGCCGACGCGCTGACCGATTTTCTGAGGCGCGAGAACCTCCTGGGCATCGACGCCGTGGGCACCTCGATGGGCGCCCGACTGGTGCTGGAACTCGCGCGGCGCGGGGGCGTCCTGGGAGCGGTGGTGTCGCTTGACCCCGGCGGGTTCTGGCAGGGCTGGGAACGGGGCTTCTTCTACAGCACGGTGGCGGCGTCCATCCGGCTGATCCGGGCGCTTCAGCCGGCCATGCCCGCCCTGACGGCCTCTCCCGTCGGCCGCAGCGCCCTGTTCGCCCAGTTCTCCTCGCATCCCTGGGCCCTGGCGCCGGAACTCACCCTGACCGAGATGCGGAGCTTCGCCGCCTCGCCGTCTACCGACGAACTGCTGCGCAACCTGGCATTCGGCGAGGAGCAGCGGGGAATCCCCCGGGGCCGGTTGGAGCACCCTCTGGTGATCGGCTGGGGTCGCTGGGACCGGGTGTGTCTGCCGGTCCAGGCATCGAGGGCTCAGGAGCTGTTTCCCGACGCCCGGCTGCAGTGGTTCGACCACAGTGGCCACTTCCCGCACTGGGACATGCCCGCACAGACGCTGCGATTGATTCTGGACACCACCGCCTGA
- a CDS encoding R2-like ligand-binding oxidase, with product MTTPAVHLKAVQAGLNHSSLPMRLYHKAKRLGIWNPADLDFAQDARDWAGLDAPSQAMLGALTSLFVGGEEAVTLELLPLMLAVSRSGQTEEALYLTTFLFEEAKHTEFFERVQREVMTLQGDLSGWHGPAYRTVFYEELPGALGALLSDDSPLALARASTTYNMIVEGVLAETGYQAIRTMLQGRGLMPGVCQGITLLQRDESRHIAYGLHLLSRLIRQDEAVWPAIQARMDELLPHALGVIPETLGRPELDGAALRPDLDELIGYALSQFQKRVALLERAHAGQELDSDTEIAEI from the coding sequence ATGACCACGCCCGCAGTTCACCTGAAAGCGGTGCAGGCGGGGCTGAACCACAGCAGCCTGCCCATGCGGCTGTACCACAAGGCCAAGCGGCTCGGCATCTGGAACCCGGCTGACCTGGACTTTGCCCAGGACGCCCGCGACTGGGCGGGCCTGGACGCCCCCTCGCAGGCGATGCTGGGCGCGTTGACCAGCCTGTTCGTGGGCGGCGAGGAAGCCGTGACGCTGGAACTGCTGCCGCTGATGCTGGCGGTGTCGCGCAGCGGGCAGACCGAGGAAGCGCTGTACCTCACCACCTTCCTGTTCGAGGAAGCCAAGCACACCGAGTTTTTCGAACGCGTGCAGCGCGAGGTCATGACCCTGCAGGGCGACCTGAGCGGCTGGCACGGCCCGGCCTACCGCACGGTCTTCTACGAGGAGCTGCCCGGCGCGCTGGGCGCCCTGCTGAGCGACGATTCCCCACTGGCCCTTGCGCGGGCCAGCACCACCTACAACATGATCGTCGAGGGCGTGCTCGCCGAGACCGGCTATCAGGCGATCCGCACCATGCTGCAGGGGCGGGGCCTGATGCCCGGCGTGTGTCAGGGCATCACGCTGCTGCAGCGCGACGAATCGCGGCACATCGCCTACGGACTGCACCTGCTCTCGCGGCTGATCCGGCAGGACGAGGCCGTCTGGCCGGCCATCCAGGCCCGCATGGACGAGCTGCTGCCGCACGCGCTGGGGGTGATCCCCGAGACGCTGGGGCGCCCCGAGCTGGACGGAGCGGCCCTGAGGCCCGATCTGGACGAGCTGATCGGCTACGCCCTCTCGCAGTTCCAGAAGCGGGTCGCCCTGCTGGAGCGCGCCCACGCCGGCCAGGAACTGGATTCCGACACGGAGATCGCCGAGATTTAG